GGCGGTTGGCTCACTGCAGAGTATTCCATGCTTCCTTACAGTACGCTCGACCGCAAACAACGCGACTCCAGCCGCGGCAAGCAGGACGGTCGGGGAGTGGAGATCCAGCGTCTGATCGGCCGCTCGCTCAGGGCGGTGATCGACCTGCAGAAACTTCCCGGGCACACCCTTTGGGTGGATTGCGATGTCCTGCAGGCCGACGGGGGTACACGTACTGCTTCGATCACTGGGGCTTACCTAGCGGCTCGCATGGCAGTGCAGAAGCTCATCGATGACGGCAAGCTCAAGGAGAACCCGTTCAGCGACTCGATCGCGGCCGTTAGCGTCGGCATTTACAAAGGTCAGCCGGTGCTTGATCTTCCCTATATCGAAGACCGTGACGCCAGTGTGGATTTCAATGTCGTCATGACCGGAAAGGGCGAATTCGTGGAATTGCAGGGCACTGGCGAAGAGGCGACTTTTTCCGAACAAGAACTGGTTAAGCTAATCGCTTTGGCGAAAAAAGGCATCAAGGAACTGTCCACTATGCAGACGAATTTCCTAGCCCAGCGTCTTTTAGGCGATTTGAAGCTCTAGAAAGCTGTCCACTATTTGGACACTGAGAATTTTAACCACTTAGTTTCGCTTTTCGTTAGAGGGGGGTTGATTAACCCCTTCGATGCGGTTTTTGTTCAGATCCGCATTTTCCAACAAAGGCTATGAATATTCACGAGTACCAAGCGAAACAGTTATTTGAAGAATATGGAATCCCTTGCCCCAAGGGTTCCGCGACGAGTTCGAGCGAGGAGTTCGAATCATGCATCGATAGCCTCCCCGAAGGCTTGGTGGTCGTTAAGTCCCAGATTCACGCTGGTGGACGCGGTAAGGGGACTTTCACAGACGGTTTCAAGGGAGGCGTTAAGCTCGCCAAGACCAAGGAAGAGGCGATCGAGTATGCCAACAAGATGCTCGGTAACACTCTCGTGACCATCCAAACAGGGGAAGCGGGTCGCAAGGTACAGACCATCTACTTCACCGAAGGGGCTGACATCAAAAAGGAATATTACTTGGCCGTTCTTTTGGACAGAGCCACTTCTCGTCCGGTTGTCGTCGCTTCGACAGAAGGTGGCATGGACATCGAAACAGTAGCGGAAGAAACGCCAGACCGCATCTTCAAGGTCTTCATCGATCCAGCCTACGGCATCGCCGATTTCCAGCTTCGCGAATTGGTAACTAAGCTCGGCCTCAGCAAGCTCGAGTCTAAGAATGCCATGAAGCTGATCCGCAATCTCTACACCATGTTCTGGGAAAAGGATGCGGATATGATCGAGATCAACCCTCTGATCACTACGGCCTCCGAAGACGTGCTCGCCTTGGACGCCAAGGTCAGCTTCGACTCCAACGCTCTTTACCGCCATCCAGAGATTGTAGCTCTTCGTGACTTGAACGAAGAAGACCCGAAGGAAATCGAAGCTTCTAAGTTCCACCTCTCCTATATCGCCCTCGACGGGAACATCGCTTGCTTGGTCAACGGAGCTGGTTTGGCCATGTCTACCATGGACATCATCAAGCACTTCGGCGGAAGCCCAGCCAACTTCTTGGACGTCGGCGGAGGAGCAACCAAAGACCAAGTGGTCGCAGCTTTCAAAATCATCCTCGGCGATCCCAACGTGAAGGGAATCTTCGTTAATATCTTCGGAGGCATCATGGATTGCGACGTTATCGCCAACGGTATCGTAGACGCGGTCAAGGAAGTGGGACTGGAGCTGCCGCTCGTCGTTCGCCTAGAGGGCAACAACGTGGAAGCGGGCAAGAAGACGCTCGATTCTTCCGGCCTCACCATCGTAAGCGGAGACAGCATGGCCGACGCTGCTCAGAAGATCGCTAACCTCGTCGCCTAACTAACGCCGGAACTTTAAAGAATTTAAACGATGTCCATCCTCATTACACCCGAGACTAAGATCATCATCCAAGGCATCACCGGCGAGTTCGGTGCGCGCCATGCCCGCCTCTCTATCGAGTACGGGACTCAAGTCGTTGCCGGCGTCACGCCAGGCAAGGGCGGCAACACCTTCGAGCACGCCGGTGTCGAAGTGCCGATTTTCAACTCCGTCGCTGAAGCTGCGGAAGCTACCGGTGCGACAGTATCCGTTATCTTCGTACCGCCTCCATTCGCTGCGGACGCCATTCTCGAATGTGCGGACGCTGAGCTCGAGCTCGCTGTGGCGATCACCGAAGGCATCCCAGTTCGCGACATGGTTCGCGTGAAGCGTGCTATGGCTGGCAGCAAGACCCGTCTGGTTGGTCCTAACTGTCCGGGACTCGTTTCTCCGGGTGAAGGTGAAGACTCCAAGGGCGGTTGCCGCATCGGTATCTCCCCAGGTTACATCCACAAGAAGGGCCACGTCGGTGTGGTTTCCCGTTCCGGTACTTTGACTTACGAGGCGGTTTACCAGCTCACAGTCAAAGACATCGGCCAATCCACTTGCGTGGGTATTGGTGGCGACCCGGTCAATGGCACTTCGCACCTCGACGTGATCAAGCTCTTCAACGAAGATCCTGATACGCACGGTATCATCCTGATCGGCGAAATCGGCGGAAATGCTGAAGTCGAAGCGGCTCGTTGGATCAAGGAAAACTGCGATAAGCCAGTTGCCGGATTCATCGCTGGTGCGACTGCTCCTCCAGGCCGCCGCATGGGTCACGCTGGCGCGATCGTCGGTGGCGCCGAAGATACCGCCGCTGCGAAGATCAAGGTCTTCGAAGAGTGCGGAATCGAAGTCGCTGCGACTCCTTCTGACATGGCAGACGCGTTGCTTCGCTCGGCCAAGGCAAAGGGCGTAACGCTCAGCTAAGATTCGGATTCGAAACCGAATAGACTTTTCAAAAGGACGTCCGCGAGGGCGTCCTTTTTTTAGGTAGGAGCGACCTTGGTCGCGAAAGTCCCATAAGGTGAGGGGACCCCAACGCTACCCGTTCCGTCTATCGAGTGCCCCTTCACTGCGAGTTTGAAGTCGACGCCCTGATCCAAACGTTCATTAAACTAGATAAAATCCGAACCGATCGAGATCTAGAGCGTGGTAGCAGAGAAAAACATAATCTTCTTCGATGGCGTCTGTGGCTTTTGCGACAAGACGGTCAATCTGCTGCTCAAATTGGACGACCGGCAGGCTCTCTATTTTTCACCGATCCAAGGAGAGGCGGCTAAGGAAATTCTGCCACCCGAGCGTCGAGAAAATGTGGATACGATATCCTACTACAATGGAGATCGGCTATTTTATCGCACCGATGCCTTGCTGGAAGTCGGCAAGACTTTGGGAGGAATCTGGTGGCTCTTTTATCCGCTCAAGGTGATCCCTGCTGAATGGCGCGACGTGGCCTACGATTGGTTCGCCAAGCGACGCTATCGCTTTTTTGGCAAGATGGATTCCTGCCGGATGCCCACGCCCGAGGAACGGGCGCGGTTTCTAGATTGATCGAAGTCGCTTATCCGGTGGTGCGAAGCCCGGCGGCGATGGCGTTGATGCTTTGCAGCACGCAGCGAAGATCCGCCTCTGATCCAGACTTTCTCCAGCTTGCCAGTAGTTCTATTTGCTGAGCGTGCAAGAGGTCTAGCCACTTGTCGCGAGCGTGAAGGGTGGTGAAGAAGCGCGGACGTCGTTTTTCCAGTGGTCCGTTCATCAGCTCGTGCAATACTTCGCGAGTCGCAGCTCGCTCGTCGGTGATAAGTTTGAAGAACTTATCACGTATCGACTCGTCCGATACGAGATCCGCGTAAGACTTCATCATCAGGGTGTCGGCGCTCTCGACGCTGTTCTCGACGTTGTAGAGAACATAGCGAAGGAATGGCCAGGTCTTGACGCTCTTCTTGAGAGCTTCGAAGAGGTCAGGCTTTTCGCTTTTGAGAGCGGCCAGCGAAGAGCCTACTCCGTACCAGCCCGGCATGTAGAATCGTGACTGATTCCAGCTGAAAACCCAAGGGATCGCTCGAAGGTCTTTGAGGCTAGGCTTGCCGCTGCGGCGGGAAGGGCGGGACCCTATTCTGCTTTGCTCCAAAGCGTCGATCGGTGTGGCTTGGCGATAGAAGGTAAGAAAGTCCTCTTCGTGAAGAAGGCTCCGGTATTTCTCGGCGCTGTATTCTGAAAGGAATGACATGGCCTCTGTGAGCTCCTCGGTAGGCGTGTTTTGGCTTTCGGAGAGTTGAGGTCCCACCGAGCCCGCGACCAATAGCTCCAAGCTGCGAGCAGCGGTCAGGAAGTTGCCGTACTTTTGGGCGATGACTTCCCCTTGTTCCGTAACGCGTGTACCAGGTGTTAATGAACCTTCCGGCAAGGCTTCCAGGAAGCGGTGCGTCGGGCCGGCTCCACGGCTAACGGTACCACCGCGTCCGTGGAAGAAGCGAATGGATACACCGTGTTTTTTACCGAGTGCGATGAGTTTGGACTGGGCGTTGAAAAGTCCCCATTGAGAAGCGATGATACCGGAGTCCTTGTTGCTGTCACTGTAGCCGAGCATCGCTTCTTGCGTGAGCGGCGCGGAAGGGTCGAGAACAGGTTCGCCATAGTGGGCGAATCCCTCGTCTAGATCACGGTTTTGCCAAGGGAGGCTGGCTTTGGTGACCGGATGGGATAGGAAAGCGTCCATGATGCCCTCGCTATTTTGCAGGTCGTCCAAGGTCTCGAAAAGAGGCGAGATGGGGATCAAGCAAATCATACCCTTATCTGTCATACGAGTAAGGCCCGCCTCACGACAGAGTGCGTACATGACCAGCAAGTCGGAAAGCGAGCGCGTCATGCTGATCACGAACTGGCCTACTGCGGCGCGGCCGTAGTCGCGTACTTGATTGGCCACTACCATAAGGCTTCCCACAGCCTCTCTCGCTTCCAGCTCCAGCTGGCCATGATCTTGTGCGAATGGTCGCGCTCTAGTGAGTTCTTCGGAGAGGAAAGCGACCCGTTTTTCTTCGCTCCATTCTGAAAAGTTTTCTGCATCGGGAATGCCTGCCGCTTGCATAAGTTGAGACATGGCCCGGTCGTGGTAGCCGCTATTTTGGCGCACGTCGAGCGAGGCCATATGGAAACCGAATGTATCCAGAAAACGAATTATCGGTACGACATAGGTTTTCGCCAAGCGGGCTGCGTTTGCTTCTTCCAGCGACTTCTTCAGAAGATGCAGATCCGCGATCACCCCACTCGGTTGCCGATATCCTTTGTTTCCTTTCTTGGAACGTGGAAGGTTTTCTCGAATCACCTCGGCAAAGCGTTTCCAAGGTTCTTCAATAGCAGTCGCATCCTTGCAGGAAGGATCTAGCTCGATGATGCGTTCCAGGAGGTACGCTGGTGGAGATTGAAACAACTTCGAAAGCGCCATCTCCTTGCTCAGCTGCTTGAGCTTGCGGCGGAGAGTGTCGAGGGCCGCTCCCCGAAGTTGGGCAAAGGTTTCCTCGGTTACTTGTGCAGTGACGAACGGGTGGCCATCGCGGTCACCGCCGACCCAGCTGCCGAGACGGATTCTGGGATATGCCGACACGTCGGATTCGTCCCATTCGATTTCTGCGCGTGCCATAGCGGCCCGGAAACGGGCGTCGGAGATTTCGATGGCTACGGGGAATTTTTCTCGGAGGTAGTTAAGAACATTGTCCCGCTCCGAGGCGACGTCGGGTTTTTCGACCAGGATTTCTCCGCTTCGCCAAATGATCTCGATGATCGCTTTAATGCGCTCGCGGAATTCGCCACGCTCGATCGGCGTGTACATCTGGTTTTCCAGTTCGACGAGCAATTGGTAGAGCTTTCGGTGCTGAGCCAATACAGAAGGACGCTTCGCCTCGGTTGGGTGTCCGGTGAGAACTGGGTGCACGCTCGAGCGTTTAATCGTCTCCAGCAAGTCGCCCTTGGACGGGGTGGTTTCTTGAATTCGCTTTAGCCAGTAACCCCATGAGCCGGTATCAGATGACACTTGCTGAGAGGTCTCAAGTCGGCGTCCCCCTTGGTTGGCCACGTTTTCTTCCACTAGGTTCATGATCTGGAAGGCGATGGAGAGGACTTGGGCGCTCTTTTCGGGGGGCACATTTCCCGCCTCGGAGTTGTCGCGCTTGAGAAGGGGAGCGAGTTCAGGCTCCCCTATCTCTTCGAGGACCTCGCTTGTGCAGGCTAGGAGGAAGTCTATGTCTTGGTCTATTTTTTCCAGACCGGTGGTAATGTGTTGTTCGAAAAATGGCATAACTAGGTGTGTGGAATAGCATTTCTTATAGAGTGCATTAGGAGCAAGCGAAACTGACCGCTAATGCAAGGGCTGTGCTAGATTTGGGCCAGACTTTGGGTGAAGGAAAAGTCTGACCGTTCGCCGCTTTTTGCAAACTTCTGGCAGCGGTGTCTTGTAAAAGTTTCTGGTGGATTTTTGAAGCGGGCGTTAGCTGGGATCGGCTCTGTTGGAATCCCTCTACTTGTTTGGTTTTCTGAATACGTAGAGGTAGCTTTGCCAATTTTCGCCGGCTGCCGGGTAGTCCCAAAGGGCGACTAGCTGCAAGCTCAAGCCTTGCTCCATAAAGGTTAGCAGCTTGGGTAGCGGGATACCGTTCATTTCGAAGTATGCTTTTCCGGAGCCCGTTGCCTGCTGAAGACGTTTCAGGAAATAGCCGAAACGTTTTCGGAAGTAGCTGGGGCCGGTGTAATGGCTGGGAAGCTGGAAGGCGAAGGTTCCGCCCGGTTTGAGGGCTCGAGCGATCTCCGCGAAGTAGCGTTTGCTGTAGCGGGGAGCTATGTGCTGGAAGACGATGTCGGAATAGACAAAGTCGAGGCTGTTCGCTTCAAGGAAAGACAGGCTATCGTTTGTATTCAGGAAAAACTTGCAGCTCTTTCCGCGACCCAAGTTGTTCTCCGCTTCGGCGATCATGGACTTGGAAATATCGACTCCGATTGCGGTATCGAATCGTCGCGAAAGGGGGAAGGTCAGTCGTCCAACTCCGCAACCAAAGTCCAAGGCTTGGGCACCGCTTAGTGAAATGCCGAAGTGGGCGAGGCGTTGTTCGAGCGATACGATTTCGTCCTCACCCGATTGGTAGAATTCTTCCGGGTCCCAGAGTCCGCCTTTTTTCGAATTGTCGGAGAGGACGGTCCATAAGGGGTCCTCTGCGGCCAGCGATTCGAAATTTTTCTGAAGACGGGAAAGATTCAAGACTGCGGTCGGTGGGTTGTTTTGTGGAGGCTTCGGCTTGAAACCAGTGCTTAACTGCTTCTCTGGCGGACGGCTTCGAACAAGGTTATCAAGGTAGCCATGGCCACGTTTAGCGAGTCCGCTTGGCCGGCCATAGGGATGAGAACTTTTTGGTCGCACGCCTCGAGCCAACGTTCCGATAGGCCAAACTGTTCACTACCCATCACGATGGCGAGCGGACCCTTTAAGTCGGTGTCGGTGTAGACTTGGTCTGTATGCGGAGTTGTGGCGGCGGTGCGTATCCCATTTTTCCTTACCCATTCGATAACGTCCTCAGTCGAAGCCGAAACGGTTGGCATGGAGAAGAGCACTCCGGTGGAGGAGCGAACGGCATTGGGGTTGAAGAGATCGGTTACCGAGTCGCAGCAGATCACGGCATCTACGCCGGCGGCGTCTGCGGAGCGGAGAATGGTTCCCAGGTTGCCTGGCTTCTCGATAGATTCGACGATCAGTAAGAAGGGGGGCTCGGACAGCTTGATTTGGTCGAGGGTGTAGCTCCACTGCTTGATGACTGCCAGCAATCCTTCCGGCCGATCGCGATAAGCGACCTTTTCGAAGGCGTGTTTGGAAAGTTCGAAAAGGGCGGCTCCGTTGGCTTGGGCCTGACCGAGGAGGGCGTCCTCGTTTTCGCCGAGGAAGCAGTCTGGGCAAAAGTATACTTCGAGCGGGAAGACGTCTTTTTCCATAGCCCGAGATATGGCTCGGTAGCCTTCGGCTATGAAAATCCCCTGTTGGTTGCGCGCTCGGCGGTCTCGCAATTTGACCAAGTTTTTCACGCGAGGGTTTTGTAGGCTAGTAATGAGTTCGGCCTCGATCATCGGGGGTGGCTGTAGCTGTAGAGGCGTCGAGACTCAAATAAAATGTCGGTTGTTACCAGCTCGCTTGAGCGCTTTTGCTCAAGAATTTGCGTTTTTGTACGTATTAGCCTGATTATTATGGTCTTACTCGTCTCTCGATACCAAGGGCCAACTCTAACAAGTTAACTCTATCCCCACACAGTCATGTCCATGGTCCCCATTCTCTTCCTAGTAGTCGCAGTCATCGTGGTCGTCTATTTCTTGCTCAACCGAAAGACCGAGGAGGAATTGAAGGAGGGCATCGTAAAGGACATCCTGCGTAAGGACGCCTTGTCTATCGATTTCGGAGAGGGACAGCCAGTCGTGGTAAAGCTTCAGGGGATCATACCCGCCGTCGATGGTGAAATGCTGGATGAAAAGATCTTTGCCTTTCTAGAACAAAGCCTTCGTGGTCAGAAGGTTATGGTTAAGCCTGTCGTGGTCGAGTCAGGTTCGGTCATGAGTGCCGAGGTCCGTACGCCCGCTAATGAATACGTCAATTCGGCACTGGTTCGGCAAGGATTTGCAAGGTGGCAGGTATCGGAAGCATCGGGGGATACGGAGATCGCGGAAGCCCAGGCTCTGGCGCAGAAAGAGCAATTGGGCGTTTGGAATCCGGCGATAATGCAGTTGCTAGAGGACCGTCGCAAGGCTGGAGACAACTCCGATATGACTGATGACGATGTGGCCAACATGCAAGTGAACCCCGACGATCTACAAACCAAGGGTTAATTGACCTGCTGGTACCCTACGTAACTGCAAGCCTCATCAGAGGGTCCCTCAGGCAGATCAATTTTCTCGGAAGAGCGCTTCAGCGGCTTGAGCCAGAAAAAGGTAGTCGGTAGTGCCTCCGCCCAGAACGTATTCAGTCTGCTGCCAGAGGAAAGGCCAAGTGAGGAGCTCGGGATAATCTGGGCGTATCAAAGCGGTTCCGGAAGCACTTCCTCCGGGTATGAAAGACCAGTCCGCTCGATTCAGCCCATAAGCGACGGTCAAGGAATCTGAACCAACTCCCGAAACGAAAGAGGCTGTGTTGGAACCCGGATGGCAGCCCAGTACGAAGTTGAGAGCGTTCAGGGCTAGGTCTTTTGAAAAGAGATCAGGGTACGCTTTATGCAGGAAGTATTGCTGGGCACCGAAACTTTGAATGCCCCATCCGGCTCCCCATATGCCCGGTTCGTAGGGAACACCGTACGGTGTTTTGGCCTCCGCGGCTACAATCTCTTTGGCGTAACTTTCCGCTGCTGCTCTAATGGTCGCGTGGAAGCTTGAGTCGCCAATTTCACTCAACACCCGGGTTACTTGCCATCCGAGCGAAGCGAAATCTTCAGCAATGGCGTCGGCATGGTCCGCGATAAAGTTGAGGTATCGGTCTTTCCCCGTTGTTAGGGCAAGCTCGATGGCGAGTGGTACTCTCTCGACCTCGGAATCGGTTTCGATCTCGCTCCAGAGGGTTTCCGAGTAGGCAAGGCATTCGGCCGAGAGCTTGGGATTGAAGTCTCCTAGGGTTCTTGCAGCGGCAGCCAGACCAGCTGCTCCTATGAGCTCGTGTCTCGCAGATCTCCGTGTTGTGAATACCCAGCGGTCATCGGGAGAACCAGTGATCCCGAGACCAATTTCGGGAGTCTGCGGGTCGCTTTCATCCCCTTCGAAAGCGAGGTTGTCTGTCATATTGGCTGTGTCGCCGAGCATGACATATTGACGGATCGTGGGGTTGATTATTCCGCGGTAAAGGACGCCGAGTTCGCGGTATCCTGCTGCGACCGTAAGCGCTCCGTGCTCTATTTGCTGTAGGATGTCTGGCTTGCCGTCGGGCTTATGGACTTCGACTGTGAGGGTCTTTTGGTCGATTGTTGAATTGTCATACTGGCTACCGAAGGCGTCGTAGGCTTGGGCGAGTCCGAGTATTGTGCCGGCTTGAGATTCTATGCGCAGATCGTCATCGCCCGCATCGTGCCAGCCTCCTCTGTTTAATCCAGGAATCGATTCACCAGGCTGGTAGGTTGTCCGGGTATCGGAGCCTTGGATATAGCCGTCGAAATGGTTATGGTCGAGCGGAGCGAGTCGGGCGTCGTCTAAATGACAAGCACCGTGCCACACTCGATAGCGATCATTCACCCGCATGTGACACATCTGAGCAGGCATGAAATACTCTAGTGTCGGCTGCCAAACGTGGCGTTCGAAGATCGTATCCGAAATCTGGAACGGATTGCTGCGTTTTTCTCCGTAGGTAACGAGGTAGGTACCCGGCTCGCTGACTTGCGAAAAGTCTAGGCGGAGATAGTCGTATCTGAGAAACTGTCCCCATTCTTCTACCGATGTTTTGGAGGAGAGCTCGAGCGAGCCGTCGGGAAGGACCTGGTGAAGCTCAGGTGTTTCTCTTTGTGAATCGTTGCGGTCGAGTTCGATGACGGCGAATTTCGTTTGTTCCGGGTGGTAGCCGATCTGAGAAACTTGTATTGCTGGATCAGCGATCCAATTTTCAATTACGTTGGGACTGAGTTCCCATTCGAGAGCTTTTTCTTGGGCTCCTTTTTCCAGTTCGGCTCGAACAATGAACCAGCCGTTGTCGTGAAGTCCTCGTCCGTCTACCAGTTCCAGCTCGCCACCCAATCGTCGGCTGATGAGCAAGCGTTGCTTGTCCGACTCTGGCGCGACGACGAGATTTTCTCCGCTAGCCAATGCTTCTATCTGATACTCTCCGGCCGAGTCGTATGACCCCGGTCCATTGGCTTGTCGGGGGAATAGGCCGAATTCTTCCCCATCCATCATGTAGGATTTGCCGAAAAGAAAGCCGGGGAAAAGCTCGAGCATGAAAGAGACTTTTCCGTCCCACTCAGCTGGCAAGGCCTCGTCTAGGTCTACGGTTATCGAAAAGGATGAATCTTTTGTGGGCTGTATCGTTAGGGTGTAAGAGAATTCAAGATCTGGATACTCGATCGGGTTGAAGCCTTTTCGATTGCGGCTTTCATCCGGATACTTGAAGCGACAGCTGATGGCTCTGGTCTCCGGATCGATGGTGCGCTCGCCAATTTTTGCTGGAATAGGTGACCATTGTCCGGGGATTCGGTCGAGTCGCAGGTCGCCGTTTGTTGCCACTCGCAGTCCATTCTGGATAATGCTCACGCCTCCTTGGTGGCCTTCAGGGTAATAGTCGTGAGCGAGCATGATGTTCAGTCCTTGAGTCTCGAGATACTCGAGCTCGTTTAGCTTGAGATCCTGTGCAGAGGTTAACGCTGGTATCGCGCTCGCGGCGATAATGGGACAGAGTGAAGCGACAGTTCTGAGCATGGGGCAGGGGGTTGAATTAGGGACTACTACAGTGCTCAAACTTGCGAACAAACACAATGCCGTCCTGGATCCTTCCTAAAGAGCAATCTCAAGCGGGACCGCGTTGGCTCTAGCTTTGAAGTTCGCGTGTATCTCCCAAATCGATCCTTGGCCCGAATAGAGTATCTTATTCGAGCCTTAATTTGTAACAACTAAAGATGCCGTATTCGCCTGCCGGCTCCGAAGTCTTTATTCACTGGCTAGGGTTGTTTTCGCCTTAGGCTTGCTTGGTAAAATAATGGATAGGTCTCCGCTCATCAAATTGAACAAGCGCGGAGCGAATTTTTCTACTGCGATGCTTAGGTTCAAAGTGATAAGAAAGGTGAGCGGAACAACCAGAACATCTCTGATAATCGGCGGGTATCCCATCTTTAAAACGATCTCGGTGATGGCCCAGACAACATAAACGTGAAATATGTAAACCGGAAGAGCGTGTGTTCTCCCTAGATTTGCAAGATGGGCGGATCCCTTGAAATTCAAGGATTTTGCGATTATGAACATGCCGATTGCGAACGGTATTGTTCCGATTAGGATCTGGGGAGAGTGCGGGTCTTTTCCTAAGTAGTGCTTTATTCCATACGCCTCAACGATTTGGAGGAGAAATCCCAGCACCACTAAGCATATGGCAAAGCGAATACCCAGATTTGAGTTTCGCAGATGCATTCCAATTATAATGAATCCTATTCCGGATACATATCTGCCGAGTTCTAGACCATAGGGTTCGAATGGGTTGTATACCCCTAGGACTAGGCTCGAAGTTAACGAGATCAATGTGAAAGCTCCGAAGTATCGCGATAACTTCCAGTAGTCGCACGCCAGGAAAAAAAGCAGACAGAACGTTAGGGCGCTCAAAAACCAGAGGTGGTAATAGGTCCCGCCTGTTATTACTTCTATGCTGAAAATCTTCATCAGTGCGTGACGGAGGTCGGTTTGCACTAACACCAACGGGATCAGGAACACTGAGGCGATCGCGAATATAGAACCTGCTCTTATAAGAGACTTCACGCAACGATCTGGCTTGGTCTTGGTCGCCAAAAAGTATCCGGAAACGATAAAGAAGAAAGGAACGGCCCACCGCCCTGAAAGCCTTATTAAAACGCCTGCCCAATCGGGTAAGGTGCGATAGTAGCCGATGTGGAGGCTAATAACTGAAAAACACGCTAGCAGGCGAAAGCTATCGATGCCCTCGTTCCTTGCTGTGTTATCCATTTTTCTTGATCCTTATATTGTAGGTGAAATCTTGTGTTTCAACCGCTTTGCTCATCATTAGGCTGTCTTGATGTGGAACGTCTCTTAGTGAGATATTCTCTCCAAGGCGTTTCTCGTTGAGATTTTGTGTAGGGGCAAGGAAGTATCCTGCACCTGGTTTGGAGACTAAGCAGCCCAAAGTGTGCCAGCTCTACAGAAAGAACGAGCCGTACGAGGCGAGAGCCCTAGGGTAAATATGCTAACTCGAAGAACGAGTGAGGAGTGTTAAGGCTGCCATGTTTCATTTATACACACTAACCTCTTTTATTCGAATCAGATAGAATCGCAACAAAGTGAGGCAGATAAAGATATTCAGTAGGTAGGGGATTGTGATCGATCCGAACAGTAAAGTTCCGAGACCGTAGTGGTCTGAGAGTGTACCTATGAGTGTAGAGAAACCTGCGAGGCTGAGTCCTTGGCACAGGGATGACATGATGGCAAAACTTGCACTACGTAGTTGAGGAGGGATTACGTTGGCTAGCATTGGGAGAATGCACCCGGCGAAGCCGATCGGGAATACTGCGCTGCTGGCGATGGCGACTGCCCAGTCTGCATAGATGTTACTCCAGATCGGAAGGAATTGCATCGCGGTGAGCAGGACGAATGCGATCGTGTAGGCGATCATCAAATACAAACGTCCGGCAAATGGCCAACGTTCTTCCATTCTGTCTCCCAAGAATCCACCCGCGAGGGAACCTACAATCATGAAGATTTTCATTACTCCGATCAGAAAAGCCGCTGACTGTATGGAGTGTCCCCGTTCCTCGGAGAGGAAGGTGGGTAGGAAAACTGGGATCAGCATCCCTGTAGCGAAAATGTGGATAAGCGTGAAGAGAATGAAATGAGGAGTGAGTGCGAGCCGCCCAAACTCACCCCACTTGAAGGGAGCAGACTCGAGTTTCATCTCCCGC
This genomic interval from Pelagicoccus albus contains the following:
- a CDS encoding TrmH family RNA methyltransferase, translating into MIEAELITSLQNPRVKNLVKLRDRRARNQQGIFIAEGYRAISRAMEKDVFPLEVYFCPDCFLGENEDALLGQAQANGAALFELSKHAFEKVAYRDRPEGLLAVIKQWSYTLDQIKLSEPPFLLIVESIEKPGNLGTILRSADAAGVDAVICCDSVTDLFNPNAVRSSTGVLFSMPTVSASTEDVIEWVRKNGIRTAATTPHTDQVYTDTDLKGPLAIVMGSEQFGLSERWLEACDQKVLIPMAGQADSLNVAMATLITLFEAVRQRSS
- a CDS encoding thermonuclease family protein, which translates into the protein MSMVPILFLVVAVIVVVYFLLNRKTEEELKEGIVKDILRKDALSIDFGEGQPVVVKLQGIIPAVDGEMLDEKIFAFLEQSLRGQKVMVKPVVVESGSVMSAEVRTPANEYVNSALVRQGFARWQVSEASGDTEIAEAQALAQKEQLGVWNPAIMQLLEDRRKAGDNSDMTDDDVANMQVNPDDLQTKG
- a CDS encoding glycoside hydrolase family 9 protein, with amino-acid sequence MLRTVASLCPIIAASAIPALTSAQDLKLNELEYLETQGLNIMLAHDYYPEGHQGGVSIIQNGLRVATNGDLRLDRIPGQWSPIPAKIGERTIDPETRAISCRFKYPDESRNRKGFNPIEYPDLEFSYTLTIQPTKDSSFSITVDLDEALPAEWDGKVSFMLELFPGFLFGKSYMMDGEEFGLFPRQANGPGSYDSAGEYQIEALASGENLVVAPESDKQRLLISRRLGGELELVDGRGLHDNGWFIVRAELEKGAQEKALEWELSPNVIENWIADPAIQVSQIGYHPEQTKFAVIELDRNDSQRETPELHQVLPDGSLELSSKTSVEEWGQFLRYDYLRLDFSQVSEPGTYLVTYGEKRSNPFQISDTIFERHVWQPTLEYFMPAQMCHMRVNDRYRVWHGACHLDDARLAPLDHNHFDGYIQGSDTRTTYQPGESIPGLNRGGWHDAGDDDLRIESQAGTILGLAQAYDAFGSQYDNSTIDQKTLTVEVHKPDGKPDILQQIEHGALTVAAGYRELGVLYRGIINPTIRQYVMLGDTANMTDNLAFEGDESDPQTPEIGLGITGSPDDRWVFTTRRSARHELIGAAGLAAAARTLGDFNPKLSAECLAYSETLWSEIETDSEVERVPLAIELALTTGKDRYLNFIADHADAIAEDFASLGWQVTRVLSEIGDSSFHATIRAAAESYAKEIVAAEAKTPYGVPYEPGIWGAGWGIQSFGAQQYFLHKAYPDLFSKDLALNALNFVLGCHPGSNTASFVSGVGSDSLTVAYGLNRADWSFIPGGSASGTALIRPDYPELLTWPFLWQQTEYVLGGGTTDYLFLAQAAEALFREN
- a CDS encoding acyltransferase codes for the protein MDNTARNEGIDSFRLLACFSVISLHIGYYRTLPDWAGVLIRLSGRWAVPFFFIVSGYFLATKTKPDRCVKSLIRAGSIFAIASVFLIPLVLVQTDLRHALMKIFSIEVITGGTYYHLWFLSALTFCLLFFLACDYWKLSRYFGAFTLISLTSSLVLGVYNPFEPYGLELGRYVSGIGFIIIGMHLRNSNLGIRFAICLVVLGFLLQIVEAYGIKHYLGKDPHSPQILIGTIPFAIGMFIIAKSLNFKGSAHLANLGRTHALPVYIFHVYVVWAITEIVLKMGYPPIIRDVLVVPLTFLITLNLSIAVEKFAPRLFNLMSGDLSIILPSKPKAKTTLASE
- a CDS encoding MFS transporter, producing MHTSNSASAKWLAIVLVSALYSLAFSQIGVLTTLFPLLKEDFELSNRQLGTFSSIYLLARATFGTIWGFSADKFGQKKILLITFLASSSAMVATGFSQNESQLITLYAVSVLFAVAAEPLTFTLSSILFDPKDRGKAFGAVRALRGLAGGGLVAAIGWFGGLSDGWRYALLSFGALEAILAISLAIRLGSIEREMKLESAPFKWGEFGRLALTPHFILFTLIHIFATGMLIPVFLPTFLSEERGHSIQSAAFLIGVMKIFMIVGSLAGGFLGDRMEERWPFAGRLYLMIAYTIAFVLLTAMQFLPIWSNIYADWAVAIASSAVFPIGFAGCILPMLANVIPPQLRSASFAIMSSLCQGLSLAGFSTLIGTLSDHYGLGTLLFGSITIPYLLNIFICLTLLRFYLIRIKEVSVYK